AAGAACATGAGTTATACAATTTTGTCTCTTCATTATTCAAGAGAAGCCATTTGTAGAGCGAATTTACAGGAAAAAGCAGGCGCAAATCCCCTAGAAAAAGCTCATCAATTATTGATGCTTTATGACGATCAATACTATTGGGAACTGATTCAGCAAGAGTTTAACCATTATACCCTTTCAAGGTCTAATGCGGATTAATGAACAATCAAAAAAAGCACAAACGCTATTAAATCAGTGTTTGTGCTAAATGTTATGGAATTTTATTAAAACATCTTTTTTTACAAGCTGTGCAATTCTCATAAGATGGTAATTTCACCGAAAGATCTAGTGGAACTCTTCATGTAAAACCCTGTATATTTTCTTATGATCGCTCCTTTAAGGTGACTTATAGTATCGCTTCTCGTTAGCCAGCTCACCCCCTGCACCTTGAGCTAAAGGCCAAATTCCTTCAGCCCACTTTAATCCATGCTGTAACCACACTCCTCGCAAAACTTTTTTGGTTCATCGTAGACTTCATTACAGTTGGCGCAATTATATATATAGGACGCCGTAATATCGTCAATCGTTTGCTTTGCTTTCAGATCGGGCAATATTTCCTCCTCTTCGACACCCGCTAATTTACTCAGTTCATTTAATTCTTCAATATCTCTTTCCAGCTGCGCAATCGTATTTTCTTTCGCCTCAATTTGCGCGAGCTGATAATTCACCATGCTGACTGAAAACAGGCTGTTGCGGTTCAAGTTGACGATTTCCCCGATTTGCTGTTTCAGCACTCTGATTTCTTCTTCAATTCCATTGATTTGTTTTCGCAGTTTGGACCGGTCGACCGCAAAAGACGTTTTACTGCTAAGCGTTGTCACCTTCTTGTTGACTTTCTTCCTCCATTTCTGAAATGTGCCTTTCCCATCACCCATAAAAACCCTCCACTTCAATCAGAAATTTTTCTGGATTCAACTGGTGCATCCACTTGTTCTTCTTCACAATATGTATTTCCATGTCGAAATATGCCTTTGTTATTAATTTTCCGGTTTAATTTTATGAAATAAAAAAAGCGCATCCCGTAAGGAAATGCGCCTGCCACTTTAAATTTTCAACTGCTTAATTGTTCCAATAATTTACTGGAGAAATATTTTCTTGTGTCTGCCATTTTAATATGCAGTAAACGCTCCTCATGAGTTGCTGGATTGATAAACGTAACGAAAGCTCCTTCCAGATTCTCATCGATCGTTTTAATAATATAGTCTTCAGCGAGCAGTTCATTAATTTGCTGAATTTCTTTTTCTACAAACTGAAATTCTGACATGATCGCACCTCATTTACATTTAATCTGTGGAAGCTGTTTGCTCTACACCAATCGGTTCTGGAACAGCGTCAATTTCCCAGCTGCGTCCTGCTGTAATACCTAAATATTCATCATCGCTCGGGTTTACGATTTCAGCTTGCGGATACTTCTTGAACCACCAATATTTCGCCAGCACATAATAGATTGCTGCCCCTACAAAGAAGCCGATAAGTGAAGAGAACGATGGCCAAATATTCGCGATCAGACCGCCAAGCACCCAAGCAATAATTCCCGCTACATTGACACCTTTTAAATAACGATATTGCCCTTCCACCTCATAAAGGTCCTTTACATTTACTCGACGCTTACGGAGCAAGTAATAGTCGGCGAATAAAATCCCAACAATCGAAGAAAGGATACCGCCGACAACGAGCAGAACGCTATTTAAAATATCGAACAAACTCCAAGGCTGAACAAGTGTTCCGACAATACCGGCAATGACTACACCAACCCAGAATGGTACTTTCGGTCCGCCGATATTCGAGAAAATCGTCGCAGCCGGAATAACGTTCGCAGAAGTATTTGTCGACCATTGAGCCAATACGATCATCGATAACAGCATCACTAGGACAACACCGCCCGCCGCTTGCTGAAGTGCGTTGATCGGGTCACCAGAACCAGTCGACATATAACAAACCGCACCAATGACGATCATCAGTGTATTGAAAATCGGCTGAACTATTAGTGAACCTAGTAATTGTGTTTTATTTCGTTTGAACCAGTTACGCTCATTTTTAGGCGCTTTGAAGTGACGAGAAAGTGTCGGCATATCTGCAGCCAATGTAGCCCAGAAGCCCATGATTGCAGTAGCGACTACCATGAATGCCGTAAACTGTTCAAAACCTGTTTGCGGTGCTTCCACCCATGACCATACCGCTTTGCCTTGCTCTTTCGCTTCAGCAGATAATTGCAAATACATCCAAATTGAAATAAAGATAATGACAGGTGCAGCGAAATCCGCGAAACGTTCAATTGATTTAATCCCCAGTGATACGTTGAACAACTGCAACGTCGCAAATACTAGGAAGCAGATAAACCAGTTGTCAAAGCCGACCAGAATGTTCAGAATACCGTTGATCGCCAATGCCCCGAAATACGTGTTGATCCCGAACCAGCACGATGCTGTAAACGCACGGGCAAATGACGGGAAGTGCGTGCCGATTGTTCCGAACGGAGCACGCATATAAACAGGAAACGATAATCCGTGTTCAACACCGATATCCCCGATGACGACCATGAAAATCCCGATTAGAATCGAGCCGACCAATGTCGCCATGATGAGCATCGGCATACTTAGATTAACAATTCCTCCTGCACCGATCGCAAATGCCGCAAGTACGATGGCCATCCCAACCCAGATGACGCCAAAGCCCATCATACTAATACTGCGGTTTTCGTGTGTGACAGGAAGTAAATCTGGTGATTTTAAATAGTTACTATTTGTGTCTTTTCTGTCTGACATCGCTACACCTCTCTTTATTCAGTTTTTTGGTTTTACAGAGGACGTGGGGCAGTCACCCGTTGTCATACAATGCGACGCTGTTAGACTGATATCCATTCCTTTAAAAAAATTTTGCCAACTACCTCGCAATACTTGAACTGCTTGGAGCAAATCCTGCAATTAGTTTCTGTCTTTCATTCCACGTCATCGGCGGTTGTGTCGGAACAAGTTCCTTCATCGTAATTGCACCTTCTGCCGGACAGACAATCGAACATAAATTACAGCCTACGCAGTCTTCCTCGCGCACTTTCAGCATTGGACGGCCATCTTCTGTATACAGATCGATACATTGGTGGGACGTATCTTCACAGGCAATATGGCATTTATTACAGTTAATGCAAACATCATTATTGATCTCTGCAACAACTTTATAATTTAAGTCTAAATCTCCCCAATCCGAATATTTCGGTACTGTTTTGCCGACTAAATCCATAACCGATGTTAAGCCTTTATCGTCTAAATAGTTGCTTAAACCATCGATCATATCTTCAACAATACTGAAGCCATGGTGCATTGCCGCCGTACAAACTTGCACACTAGTAGAACCCATTAAGATGAACTCAGCAGCGTCCTGCCAGTTTGAAATACCGCCAATTCCGGAAATCGGTAAATTGATATACGGACTTCTTGCACACTCGCCCACCATGTTCAGTGCAATTGGTTTCACGGCCGGTCCGCAATAACCTCCGTGTGCTCCTTTATTGCCAACATGCGGAATTGTGTTCCAAGAGTTCAGATCAACGCCCGCCAAACTATTGATTGTGTTGATCATACTAATCGCATCAGCACCGCCGCGCACAGCTGCTTCCGCCGTTACAGTAATATCCGTAATATTCGGTGTCAGTTTGACGATAACCGGTACTTCAGCATATTCTTTTGCCCAATAGGTCTGCTTTTCCACCAGGTCAGGCACTTGACCCGAAGCGGCTCCCATGCCACGTTCCGCCATACCATGTGGGCAGCCGAAGTTTAATTCGAAGCCATCTACCCCAACATCCTGGACTCTTTTCACGATTTCATGCCATTTTTCAGCTTTCGGCTCCACCATTAACGAAGCGATAATCGTATGATTCGGGAATCGCTTTTTCGTTTCATAAATTTCCTTTAAGTTTACTTCCAGCGGTCGGTCTGTGATGAGCTCAATATTGTTGAAACCCGCTACTTTTTGACCGTTAAAACTAACAGCAGCAAAACGTGAGGAAACGTTTAAAATAGGGTCCCCCAACGTTTTCCATACAGCGCCGCCCCACCCCGCTTCAAATGCACGCTGCACTTGATAGCCGGAGTTTGTCGGTGGTGCCGATGCCAGCCAAAAAGGATTAGGTGACTTAATACCAGCAAAATCTATTCGTAAATCTGCCATTTCAATTCCCCCTATGCAATTTCTGAATTTGCGTTTAGTTCATAATGAATCGCGTAAGCCGAATCTTTGCCCTGCTGCGCCGCCGATACAACTGTCGCCTCACCGTACCCGTTACCGTAAATCACATCACCGCAAGCGTAAATTTTCGGATTTGATGTTTTCAGGCTGTTGTGATCCACATCAATCACACCGCGTGTATTAGCCAATCCTAAATGCTCAATCAGCTCATACTGCTTCGTTTGGCCGATCGCCCGAATCACCGCATCCGCCTCAATCACAAATTCAGAACCAGGAATCTCCATTAATGTCCCTTTTCCATTTTCGATATCCGTCAGTTTCATTTTGATGCATTCCATCCCGATTACTTTACCGTTGTCATCGCCAATAATGCGTTTCGGTAATGTCAGCCATTTAAATTCAACACCATCCTGCTTCGCAAAATCAAATTCAAAATCATATGCCGTCATTTCGTTTGATGTACGACGGTAAACGATTTGCACCTGCTCAGCACCCAATCTTACAGAACATGTCGCTGCATCAATCGCTGTATTACCCGCACCGATAACTAGCACTTTTTTGCCCAGCACGCGATCAGTGAACGAAGATTTTGATTCCTTTACAAAATCAATCGCATCATACACACCGTCCAAATTTTCGCCCTCAACGCCAAGCATCGGTACTTTGCCCATACCAACCGCTACAATGATGCGGTCATAGTTTTCAAGCAGTTCATCAACTAATACATCTTCGCCGATCTTCGTGCTCGTTTTAATTTCAACACCAAGGTTTTGTACTTGCTGCACTTCCCACTCCACAACATCTTGCGGCAGACGGAATGAAACGATGCCGTAGTAATTCAGGCCACCCGCTTTTTCATCTGCTTCGAAAATCGTCACTCCGTACCCTAGCAATGCCAGTTCACGTGCAGCAGATAATCCTGCCGGCCCGCTTCCGATAATCGCGACTTTCTTGCTGTTTGCAGGTTGTGGCGTAAACAGATTGACATTCGACTCACGCAGCCAGTCCGTTGCATAGCGTTGAAGATGACCAATTTGAATCGGTTTTTCTTCACTATTCAACACACAAGCCCCCTCACAAAGCTCGATCGTTGGACAAACACGCGCACAGCTTGCGCCAACCGGATTTGATTCCATAATGACACGAGCAGAACCTTTCATATTATTCGAAGCAATTTTCTTGATAAAGCTCGGAATATTAATGCTCGTTGGACATGCCTTTACACAAGGTGGATCATAGCAATACAAACAACGATTCGCTTCAACAGTTGCCGCGTATGTTGTTAAACCATCAAATATCTCTTCAAAGTTCTTCGCTAAACTATTGCTCATTTCATAACAACCCTCTCCAGTTTGATTTGTTATTACTTTTAGCTATTGATATCTTCATCCAGCCGATTTCCCAACCACCCACTGAATGAAGATAAGCCCCGGTGGATGTCACAGATTTTTTAATGGAATTGACGTCAGCCTAAATCGACGCGTCGTGCGACAAAGGCTGACTGACCCACGAATCCGGACGCAATTACGCAAAATCGTAATTGACCTTGTTATGAAGTTACTTTAGTGGAACCCTTTACTTCACGACGGATATACTTGCCACTTCCAAGCTGTCCGACGAATTTTTTATCTTGAATGACATATTCACCACGCACGAGCACACTTGTCGGCTCGCCCGTCACTTCCAGCCCTTCAAATGCGTTATAGTCCACATTCATATGATGTGTTTCCGCAGAGATTGTACGTTTTACTGTCGGATCGAATAATACGATATCCGCATCCGAACCAACCGCGATTGTTCCTTTTTGAGGGAATAGCCCAAAAATCTTCGCAGACTGCGTTGAAATCATATCAACAAACTCGTTTTCCGTAATGCGCCCTTTTGCAACACCTTCTGAATAAAGTACAGAGAAACGGTCTTCAATAAACGGCCCGCCATTCGGAATTTTCGAGAAGTCGTTCTTCCCTAATGTTTTCTTGCCGTTGAAGCTGAATGAACATTGGTCTGAACCAATCGTTTGCAGCTGCTTCGCCTTCAATGCATTCCACAATACTTCCTGATGCTCCACAGGACGTAACGGCGGAGACCATACATATTTCGCACCTTCAAAGTTCGGCTTTTCCAATGCTGTCTGGTCAAGCACTAAATACGGCGGACAAGTTTCACCTAACACGTTGTAGCCTTTATTACGTGCAGAAATGATTTCATCGACCGCTTCTTTACACGTAACATGCACGACATATAATTGCGCTCCAGCCAAGTTTGCCAACTCAATCGCACGTTTCGTCGCTTCCCCTTCTACTTCAGGCGGACGAGTAAGCGCATGATAAATCGGCTCCGTCTGACCATTCGCTTTCGCTTCTTCTACTAATTCATCGATAACCGATCCGTTTTCGCAATGGACCATAACTGTTGCGCCAAGCTTCTTCCCGACTTTAAACGCCTGGAATAATGTACGATCCGTCGCCTGGAATTCCTTCGCATAAGCAAGGAATACTTTAATCGAGCTGATCCCGCCTCGTTCCAATGCTTCCGGTAATTCCTGCAGGCGCTGTTCATTTAAATCACCGATCATTAAGTGGAAACCATAGTCGATTACGGCTTTATCTTTTGCTTTGCCGTGCCACGTATCGATCGCATCCATTAATGTCGGTGAGCCCGCACTAATACAGAAATCGATAATTGTCGTTGTTCCTCCGTATGCTGCAGCAATTGTTCCTGATTGCCAGTCATCATCTGTTACCGTGTTGTTGAACGGCATATCGAGATGGGTATGAGGGTCAATACCACCCGGGAATAAAAGCTTTCCTGTTGCATCAATAATTTCCGCTTCCGCATCATCTATTTTTACTGCAATTTGAGTGATGATCCCATCCTCAATCAGCACATCCCCTTTAAACGTATCCGCAGCAGTAACAATTGTTCCCCCAGTAATAATCTTTTTCATATAAACCCTCCTAGTTTTCTAGTAATTTCTATTGAAAAAATGAAAAACCAAAGTGCGTCCTAGTACTACTAACTTTTGAGAATATTTACTAGTTTTTAAGCATATAATTTAATATATAGTATTATATGTAACAATTAGTAACATAATATCTAAATAACAGAAAAAATTTAAATAAATATTTTCCGTTGCTAAAATCCTTGCGATTGCTTCATATACATAACTTTACTGAATATTTTGACTAAATTTAATATACAAAAGGTAATTTTTTCCGTAAATATTTTAGACAAAAGGTTAAAAGTTGTAAGGAAATATACTATTTTTATGTAAGTTTTTCTAACATAATGTATTGTTTTTGTCGGGTATCTAATAAGATTGAGGTTCTTTCATAATTTTTCTAATATATTGTGAGGATATTCTAATATATTTTTGTTTGTTCTAATAAAAGTTGGATTTTCTAATATATCGTTCTATTGTTTTAATATGTATATGCAATGTTCTAATATCCCCTTCCGATCTTCAAATATCCATCGCGTTTCTTCTAATATCCGCC
This portion of the Solibacillus isronensis genome encodes:
- a CDS encoding nucleotide-binding protein; the encoded protein is MGDGKGTFQKWRKKVNKKVTTLSSKTSFAVDRSKLRKQINGIEEEIRVLKQQIGEIVNLNRNSLFSVSMVNYQLAQIEAKENTIAQLERDIEELNELSKLAGVEEEEILPDLKAKQTIDDITASYIYNCANCNEVYDEPKKFCEECGYSMD
- a CDS encoding NCS1 family transporter; translated protein: MSDRKDTNSNYLKSPDLLPVTHENRSISMMGFGVIWVGMAIVLAAFAIGAGGIVNLSMPMLIMATLVGSILIGIFMVVIGDIGVEHGLSFPVYMRAPFGTIGTHFPSFARAFTASCWFGINTYFGALAINGILNILVGFDNWFICFLVFATLQLFNVSLGIKSIERFADFAAPVIIFISIWMYLQLSAEAKEQGKAVWSWVEAPQTGFEQFTAFMVVATAIMGFWATLAADMPTLSRHFKAPKNERNWFKRNKTQLLGSLIVQPIFNTLMIVIGAVCYMSTGSGDPINALQQAAGGVVLVMLLSMIVLAQWSTNTSANVIPAATIFSNIGGPKVPFWVGVVIAGIVGTLVQPWSLFDILNSVLLVVGGILSSIVGILFADYYLLRKRRVNVKDLYEVEGQYRYLKGVNVAGIIAWVLGGLIANIWPSFSSLIGFFVGAAIYYVLAKYWWFKKYPQAEIVNPSDDEYLGITAGRSWEIDAVPEPIGVEQTASTD
- the preA gene encoding NAD-dependent dihydropyrimidine dehydrogenase subunit PreA; protein product: MADLRIDFAGIKSPNPFWLASAPPTNSGYQVQRAFEAGWGGAVWKTLGDPILNVSSRFAAVSFNGQKVAGFNNIELITDRPLEVNLKEIYETKKRFPNHTIIASLMVEPKAEKWHEIVKRVQDVGVDGFELNFGCPHGMAERGMGAASGQVPDLVEKQTYWAKEYAEVPVIVKLTPNITDITVTAEAAVRGGADAISMINTINSLAGVDLNSWNTIPHVGNKGAHGGYCGPAVKPIALNMVGECARSPYINLPISGIGGISNWQDAAEFILMGSTSVQVCTAAMHHGFSIVEDMIDGLSNYLDDKGLTSVMDLVGKTVPKYSDWGDLDLNYKVVAEINNDVCINCNKCHIACEDTSHQCIDLYTEDGRPMLKVREEDCVGCNLCSIVCPAEGAITMKELVPTQPPMTWNERQKLIAGFAPSSSSIAR
- a CDS encoding NAD(P)-dependent oxidoreductase, whose amino-acid sequence is MSNSLAKNFEEIFDGLTTYAATVEANRCLYCYDPPCVKACPTSINIPSFIKKIASNNMKGSARVIMESNPVGASCARVCPTIELCEGACVLNSEEKPIQIGHLQRYATDWLRESNVNLFTPQPANSKKVAIIGSGPAGLSAARELALLGYGVTIFEADEKAGGLNYYGIVSFRLPQDVVEWEVQQVQNLGVEIKTSTKIGEDVLVDELLENYDRIIVAVGMGKVPMLGVEGENLDGVYDAIDFVKESKSSFTDRVLGKKVLVIGAGNTAIDAATCSVRLGAEQVQIVYRRTSNEMTAYDFEFDFAKQDGVEFKWLTLPKRIIGDDNGKVIGMECIKMKLTDIENGKGTLMEIPGSEFVIEADAVIRAIGQTKQYELIEHLGLANTRGVIDVDHNSLKTSNPKIYACGDVIYGNGYGEATVVSAAQQGKDSAYAIHYELNANSEIA
- the hydA gene encoding dihydropyrimidinase → MKKIITGGTIVTAADTFKGDVLIEDGIITQIAVKIDDAEAEIIDATGKLLFPGGIDPHTHLDMPFNNTVTDDDWQSGTIAAAYGGTTTIIDFCISAGSPTLMDAIDTWHGKAKDKAVIDYGFHLMIGDLNEQRLQELPEALERGGISSIKVFLAYAKEFQATDRTLFQAFKVGKKLGATVMVHCENGSVIDELVEEAKANGQTEPIYHALTRPPEVEGEATKRAIELANLAGAQLYVVHVTCKEAVDEIISARNKGYNVLGETCPPYLVLDQTALEKPNFEGAKYVWSPPLRPVEHQEVLWNALKAKQLQTIGSDQCSFSFNGKKTLGKNDFSKIPNGGPFIEDRFSVLYSEGVAKGRITENEFVDMISTQSAKIFGLFPQKGTIAVGSDADIVLFDPTVKRTISAETHHMNVDYNAFEGLEVTGEPTSVLVRGEYVIQDKKFVGQLGSGKYIRREVKGSTKVTS